One window from the genome of Sandaracinaceae bacterium encodes:
- a CDS encoding DUF4215 domain-containing protein, whose translation MTSQLAFSALCRVRALCSLPRACTLMLFAGLALSGCGSDGDPMRGDGGMDDGSMMMMDDMSVRDLGPDTGPNLCGNGVLDTGEVCDDRNSLNGDGCSGDCTTIGANFTCVVGMLCARCGDGEVGAGEACDDGMTPAGNDGCAADCRSIEAEFNCPMEGEACERCGNGMREAFEGCDDGNYMDEDGCGLDCQVEPGFSCPVVDAECEECGDSVIDTFEACDDGGFVAGDGCSDVCQVEPGWDCSFDVCVAAECGDGIRAGAETCDDGGRISGDGCSFLCRTEPGFVCITAGTPCRATVCGDSAVEAQEQCDDGDALPLDGCDEDCQIEPNFQCPTPGADCVVAVCGNGVIEGIESCDDMNNAAPGCSAACQLEPGFNCPTAGAACVATDCGDGVLEGTEECDDCNEDDNDGCSSACALEPFFECAAVANSCSMSGLCAPITRYVRIAEFPAPMAQPQAVHYDPLTRSFIAYGFAPAQGYQEVCLDGTLVPPMTRNRPRALIGGSLDGSTYDPFNDRWLFIQQSGELNEVERVVNGENPDCVVQPPVGEFCLVAAPRTLPGLGTAGGIAVGDDGRLYACNHFTETIQVFERFGSTVVQSIPAPTDGPYLDNLYTLPGEGLIGYYNRPPGAGAGDQRFSFHRYDGTLVGRSAIPGTLFLNGRPFPANSDGGEAAPDGGFFLVCSEYLTNGGMSNGICQLFSRACTADVECASRVPGTACKLDAMETEGVPPYCFAPTSARDDAYSVAINSANHDLDVLRNDTRSASVCTGSPVSILSVTPPSLGGSVMIAVGDGSLIYTPLAGACGGVETFEYTADLGGETDTAVVRVLIECVCGDDITQANEQCDDGGNEPGDGCSPTCRFEPACGNDRLDVGEQCDDGNVVPDDGCSPTCTLEFG comes from the coding sequence ATGACGTCTCAGCTTGCCTTCTCCGCTCTCTGTCGTGTTCGCGCCCTGTGTTCTCTGCCCCGTGCGTGCACGTTGATGCTGTTCGCAGGGCTCGCGCTCTCGGGCTGTGGCAGCGACGGCGACCCCATGCGAGGGGATGGCGGCATGGACGATGGCTCCATGATGATGATGGACGACATGAGCGTCCGCGACCTGGGGCCCGACACGGGACCCAACCTCTGCGGCAACGGGGTGCTGGACACGGGCGAGGTCTGCGACGACCGAAACTCGCTCAACGGCGATGGCTGCTCGGGCGACTGCACCACCATCGGCGCGAACTTCACGTGCGTCGTGGGCATGCTCTGCGCGCGCTGCGGCGACGGCGAGGTCGGGGCGGGTGAAGCGTGCGACGACGGCATGACGCCCGCCGGGAACGACGGCTGCGCGGCGGACTGCCGGAGCATCGAGGCGGAGTTCAACTGCCCCATGGAGGGCGAGGCCTGCGAGCGCTGCGGCAACGGCATGCGCGAGGCCTTCGAGGGCTGTGACGACGGAAACTACATGGACGAAGACGGCTGCGGGCTCGACTGTCAGGTGGAGCCCGGGTTCTCGTGTCCCGTCGTGGACGCCGAGTGCGAGGAGTGCGGCGACAGCGTCATCGACACATTCGAGGCTTGTGACGACGGGGGCTTCGTGGCCGGTGACGGGTGCTCCGACGTGTGTCAGGTCGAGCCGGGCTGGGACTGCTCGTTCGACGTGTGCGTGGCGGCCGAGTGTGGCGACGGCATCCGCGCCGGCGCCGAGACCTGCGATGACGGCGGGCGCATCTCGGGTGACGGTTGCAGCTTCCTGTGCCGCACCGAGCCGGGCTTCGTGTGCATCACCGCGGGCACGCCCTGCCGCGCCACGGTGTGCGGTGACTCTGCCGTCGAGGCGCAAGAACAGTGCGACGACGGCGACGCGCTGCCTCTCGACGGCTGTGACGAGGACTGCCAGATCGAGCCGAACTTCCAGTGTCCTACGCCGGGCGCGGACTGCGTGGTCGCCGTGTGCGGCAACGGTGTGATCGAGGGCATCGAGTCGTGCGATGACATGAACAACGCGGCCCCCGGCTGCAGCGCGGCCTGCCAACTGGAGCCCGGCTTCAACTGCCCGACTGCGGGTGCGGCCTGCGTGGCCACGGACTGCGGCGACGGCGTCCTCGAGGGCACCGAGGAGTGCGACGACTGCAACGAAGACGACAACGACGGCTGCAGCAGCGCGTGCGCGCTCGAGCCCTTCTTCGAGTGCGCGGCGGTCGCGAACAGCTGCTCCATGTCCGGGCTGTGCGCGCCCATCACGCGCTACGTGCGCATCGCGGAGTTCCCTGCTCCGATGGCCCAGCCGCAGGCGGTCCACTACGACCCCCTCACGCGCTCGTTCATCGCGTACGGGTTCGCGCCCGCCCAGGGCTATCAAGAGGTGTGCCTGGACGGAACGCTCGTGCCCCCCATGACGCGTAACCGTCCGCGCGCGCTCATTGGCGGCAGCCTCGACGGCTCCACCTACGATCCCTTCAATGATCGCTGGCTCTTCATTCAGCAGAGCGGCGAGCTGAACGAGGTGGAGCGGGTGGTGAACGGCGAGAACCCCGACTGCGTGGTGCAGCCTCCGGTCGGGGAGTTCTGCCTCGTGGCGGCGCCGCGCACGCTACCGGGCCTCGGCACGGCGGGCGGCATCGCCGTGGGAGACGACGGCCGGCTCTACGCGTGCAACCACTTCACCGAGACCATCCAGGTGTTCGAGCGGTTCGGGAGCACCGTGGTGCAGAGCATCCCGGCGCCCACCGATGGCCCCTACCTCGACAACCTCTACACGCTGCCCGGCGAGGGCCTCATTGGCTACTACAACCGCCCGCCTGGCGCAGGCGCCGGGGACCAACGCTTCTCGTTCCATCGCTACGACGGCACGCTGGTGGGGCGCTCCGCCATCCCAGGGACGCTTTTCCTGAATGGGCGGCCTTTCCCAGCGAACTCCGACGGCGGCGAAGCGGCCCCGGACGGAGGCTTCTTCCTGGTGTGCAGCGAGTACCTCACCAACGGCGGCATGAGCAACGGCATCTGCCAGCTGTTCTCGCGCGCGTGCACGGCGGACGTGGAGTGCGCCTCTCGCGTCCCCGGCACCGCGTGCAAGCTGGACGCGATGGAGACCGAGGGCGTCCCGCCCTACTGCTTTGCGCCCACGTCCGCGCGCGACGACGCCTACTCGGTGGCCATCAACAGCGCCAACCACGACCTCGACGTGCTCCGCAACGACACGCGGAGCGCCTCGGTGTGCACGGGTTCGCCGGTGTCCATCCTGAGCGTCACACCCCCGAGCCTGGGCGGCAGCGTGATGATCGCGGTGGGCGACGGCTCGCTCATCTACACGCCGCTCGCCGGCGCCTGCGGCGGCGTGGAGACGTTCGAGTACACCGCCGACCTGGGCGGCGAGACCGACACCGCCGTGGTGCGCGTGCTGATCGAGTGCGTGTGCGGCGACGACATCACTCAGGCCAACGAGCAGTGCGACGATGGCGGGAACGAGCCCGGCGACGGCTGCAGCCCCACGTGCCGGTTCGAGCCCGCCTGTGGCAATGACCGCCTGGACGTGGGCGAGCAGTGTGATGACGGCAACGTGGTGCCCGACGACGGCTGTAGCCCCACGTGCACGCTGGAGTTCGGGTGA
- a CDS encoding amidohydrolase, translating to MSATNPAANERYLVVSTDGHAGLLPEKYRDYLDPQHRERFDREIGAEVAARVAREKDFLIDEFNEKWRAGNGAKLAAAWDSDMRLEVIDADGVTAEVLFPDGITERNAPPFGAGLGLRPYGVDPELQWAGARAHNRWIAEFCAAAPVRRIGLAIVPMLYDVDAAVREVVWAHEHGLQGILIPALTGDHAPYNHPKYYPVWRACEERGMVVHNHSGPAPDYDFSLPGAMGVFLVEFAWWAARPMWHLIFGGVFELFPKLKYCLTEVSEFWVPHTLELMDVRASVKHTSGKLGDFRSNLTMKPSDYFRRNCWLSASALFDEGSTAVRHDIGMSRIMWGTDFPHPEGSWPRTREKMKQYLTGIPEAELTQLLGSNAVTCYDLDVGKLATIAARIGPEKSLFVSEG from the coding sequence ATGTCCGCAACCAACCCCGCCGCGAACGAGCGCTACCTGGTGGTGTCCACCGACGGGCACGCCGGGCTCCTGCCCGAGAAGTACCGCGACTACCTGGACCCGCAGCACCGCGAGCGCTTCGACCGCGAGATCGGCGCCGAGGTCGCCGCCCGTGTGGCGCGCGAGAAGGACTTCCTGATCGACGAGTTCAACGAGAAGTGGCGCGCGGGCAACGGCGCGAAGCTGGCTGCGGCGTGGGACTCCGACATGCGCCTCGAGGTCATCGACGCCGACGGCGTGACGGCCGAGGTGCTGTTCCCGGACGGCATCACCGAGCGCAACGCGCCGCCCTTCGGCGCCGGCTTGGGCCTGCGCCCCTATGGCGTGGACCCCGAGCTGCAGTGGGCCGGGGCGCGCGCGCACAACCGCTGGATCGCCGAGTTCTGCGCGGCGGCGCCCGTTCGCCGCATCGGGCTCGCCATCGTGCCCATGCTGTACGACGTGGACGCCGCGGTGCGCGAGGTGGTGTGGGCGCACGAGCACGGGCTGCAGGGCATCTTGATCCCGGCGCTCACCGGGGATCATGCCCCGTACAACCACCCCAAGTACTACCCGGTGTGGCGGGCGTGCGAGGAGCGCGGGATGGTGGTGCACAACCACTCGGGGCCGGCGCCGGACTACGACTTCTCGCTGCCGGGCGCCATGGGCGTGTTCCTGGTGGAGTTCGCGTGGTGGGCCGCGCGCCCCATGTGGCACCTGATCTTCGGCGGCGTCTTCGAGCTGTTCCCGAAGCTCAAGTACTGCCTCACCGAGGTGAGCGAGTTCTGGGTGCCCCACACGCTCGAGCTCATGGACGTGCGCGCGTCGGTGAAGCACACCAGCGGCAAGCTCGGTGACTTTCGCTCGAACCTGACCATGAAGCCAAGCGACTACTTCCGGCGCAACTGCTGGCTCAGCGCGTCGGCGCTGTTCGACGAGGGCAGCACGGCCGTGCGCCACGACATCGGCATGAGCCGCATCATGTGGGGCACCGACTTCCCGCACCCCGAGGGCAGCTGGCCGCGCACGCGCGAGAAGATGAAGCAGTACCTGACCGGCATCCCCGAGGCGGAGCTCACGCAGCTGCTGGGGAGCAACGCCGTCACCTGTTACGACCTCGACGTCGGCAAGCTCGCGACCATCGCGGCGCGCATCGGCCCCGAGAAGTCCCTCTTCGTGAGCGAGGGCTGA
- a CDS encoding alpha/beta hydrolase fold domain-containing protein: MPLSALALVGAVLSGCGDDGGNPAAALGEPDLAGWEGSAALALTPATLPAGLSQLDASFYPGVPCGAYPEDLVDLVVPNGLTGPAPLFLFFHGGGFTGGTRTQVYGGSDAEDLRALVEAGVVYATADYRLLSEPDAEGVIKPMQDGQVCLQYLRLHAAELGIDPTRVVVAGNSAGAGLSLWLATASEMGVSNHEHPVLRQSTRVSGVVALETQATYDLARWDTDVFLVYNFDLLTLAAAIGLDGRLLAFFAITDLADFDSPETQTYRRAVDMLGLLSHDDPPIFVRNENTPVSRPLTPDVAFHHPDHARAVYDRALAVGVPVVAYASGRDIVDPSGEDVVDFALRVLDVTAP, from the coding sequence ATGCCGCTCTCCGCGCTCGCGCTCGTGGGCGCGGTGCTGAGCGGCTGCGGGGACGACGGCGGCAACCCGGCTGCGGCGTTGGGTGAGCCAGACCTCGCGGGATGGGAGGGCAGCGCCGCGCTCGCGCTCACTCCTGCCACGCTGCCCGCCGGGCTTTCGCAGCTGGACGCCAGCTTCTACCCCGGTGTCCCGTGTGGGGCCTACCCGGAAGACCTGGTGGACCTGGTCGTGCCGAACGGTCTCACCGGCCCCGCGCCGCTGTTCCTGTTCTTCCACGGCGGGGGGTTCACGGGCGGCACGCGCACACAGGTGTACGGCGGGAGCGACGCGGAGGACCTGCGGGCCCTGGTGGAGGCAGGCGTGGTGTACGCCACCGCCGACTACCGCCTGCTCTCGGAGCCCGACGCCGAGGGGGTGATCAAGCCCATGCAAGACGGCCAGGTGTGCCTGCAGTACCTGCGGTTGCACGCGGCCGAGCTGGGCATCGACCCCACCCGGGTGGTGGTGGCCGGCAACTCGGCCGGTGCCGGCCTGAGCCTGTGGCTGGCCACCGCCAGCGAGATGGGAGTGAGCAACCACGAGCACCCGGTGCTGCGGCAGTCCACACGCGTGAGCGGCGTGGTCGCGCTCGAGACCCAAGCCACCTACGACCTCGCGCGTTGGGACACCGACGTGTTCCTCGTCTACAACTTCGACCTGCTGACGCTGGCCGCTGCCATCGGACTCGATGGCCGTCTGCTGGCGTTCTTCGCCATCACCGACCTGGCAGACTTCGACTCCCCGGAGACACAGACCTACCGCCGCGCGGTGGACATGCTGGGCCTGCTGAGCCACGACGACCCTCCCATCTTCGTGCGCAACGAGAACACGCCCGTATCACGGCCGCTGACCCCGGACGTGGCGTTCCACCACCCCGACCACGCGCGCGCCGTGTACGACCGGGCGCTCGCGGTCGGAGTCCCGGTGGTGGCTTACGCGTCGGGCCGCGACATCGTGGACCCGAGCGGTGAGGACGTGGTGGACTTCGCGCTGCGTGTCCTGGACGTCACGGCGCCGTGA
- a CDS encoding coniferyl aldehyde dehydrogenase, which yields MQRILDAQQADFLAHLPVSAATRVGRIDRVIALLLANQGAIVAAIGADFGGRSSHQTRMGDLYATLETLKYAREHVEAFMKPEKRRVNTPLALFGARARIEYQPKGVVGILGTWNFPVNTVLSPLASVLAAGNRALLKFSELTPRTATLMGELIAQRFSETELACVEGGPDVGAAFAALPLDHLVFTGSGATGRLVMRAAATHLTPLTLELGGKSPVIVAPDADIAGAAQRIMEGKALNSGQACLAPDVVFVPRGQREMFVAHAKRTVEHMFPTLHGNPDLTAIVNPRHAERLRGYVAAARAAGADVVEVNPSGERPPASAAERRLPYTFVLDPDPGLAVMQEELFGPLLVVRTYRTLSDCWRAIQAGPRPLGLYVFTHNAETQRAALDQTHSGGVTFNDVLTHASQDDLPFGGIGPSGMGRYRGIEGFREFSHPRAVFHASRVPLQRLSGLVPPFGARAEQTLARILRGR from the coding sequence ATGCAGCGCATCCTGGACGCGCAGCAAGCGGACTTCCTCGCGCACCTGCCCGTCAGCGCGGCCACGCGGGTGGGCCGCATCGATCGCGTCATCGCGCTCTTGCTCGCGAACCAGGGCGCCATCGTTGCGGCCATCGGCGCCGACTTCGGCGGGCGCTCGTCGCACCAGACGCGCATGGGGGACCTCTACGCCACGCTCGAGACGCTGAAGTACGCGCGCGAGCACGTGGAAGCGTTCATGAAGCCCGAGAAGCGCCGCGTGAACACCCCGCTCGCGCTCTTCGGGGCCCGCGCGCGCATAGAGTATCAGCCCAAGGGCGTGGTGGGTATCCTCGGCACCTGGAACTTCCCTGTGAACACGGTGCTCTCGCCGCTGGCGAGCGTGTTGGCCGCCGGCAACCGCGCGCTGCTGAAGTTCTCGGAGCTCACGCCGCGCACCGCCACCCTCATGGGCGAGCTCATCGCTCAGCGCTTCAGCGAGACCGAGCTGGCCTGTGTGGAGGGGGGCCCCGACGTGGGCGCGGCGTTCGCGGCGCTGCCCCTCGATCACTTGGTGTTCACGGGCTCGGGCGCCACCGGAAGGCTGGTCATGCGGGCGGCGGCCACGCACCTCACGCCCCTCACGCTCGAGCTGGGGGGGAAGTCGCCGGTCATCGTGGCCCCCGACGCCGACATCGCGGGCGCCGCGCAGCGCATCATGGAGGGCAAGGCGCTGAACTCTGGCCAGGCGTGCCTGGCGCCCGACGTGGTGTTCGTGCCCCGGGGCCAGCGCGAGATGTTCGTGGCTCACGCGAAGCGAACGGTGGAGCACATGTTCCCCACGCTTCACGGCAACCCGGATCTCACCGCCATCGTGAACCCGCGGCACGCCGAGCGCCTGCGTGGCTACGTGGCTGCGGCGCGCGCGGCCGGCGCCGACGTGGTGGAGGTGAACCCGTCCGGAGAGCGGCCTCCTGCGTCAGCGGCCGAGCGCAGGCTGCCCTACACGTTCGTCCTGGATCCCGATCCTGGGCTGGCCGTCATGCAGGAAGAGCTGTTCGGGCCGCTGCTGGTGGTCCGCACCTACCGCACGCTCAGCGACTGCTGGCGCGCCATACAGGCCGGGCCGCGCCCGCTGGGGCTCTATGTGTTCACGCACAACGCCGAGACGCAGCGCGCGGCGCTCGACCAGACCCACTCGGGCGGCGTGACGTTCAACGACGTCCTCACCCACGCGAGCCAGGACGACCTGCCGTTCGGTGGCATCGGCCCGTCCGGCATGGGGCGCTACCGAGGCATCGAGGGTTTCCGCGAGTTCAGCCACCCGCGCGCCGTTTTCCACGCCAGCCGGGTGCCGTTGCAGCGGCTGTCGGGGTTGGTGCCGCCGTTCGGGGCGCGGGCGGAGCAGACGCTGGCGCGCATCCTACGCGGACGCTGA
- a CDS encoding SDR family NAD(P)-dependent oxidoreductase, translating to MQAFEGKVAVVTGGASGVGRAIVTQLGEQGARVVMADIDADALGREGAALRERGLDVVEAVVDVTTAASVDALAARVFETHGNVHLLFNNAGVGVREAARPLWTIPEADWQWAYAVNVMGVVHGLRAFVPTMLEKGEAGHVINTSSGNGGITSLPTTPVYASSKAALTSLTEVLHQQLMKAGGKLQAHLLFPGPHLVDTNILNSDRARTERFKAEGEAPPPYTDMQELARRAGVGFQLTSPEEVATMALEGVRAGRFWILSELGTSNARLEQRTADILARRNPGPT from the coding sequence GTGCAGGCGTTTGAAGGCAAGGTGGCGGTGGTCACGGGCGGTGCCAGCGGCGTGGGCCGCGCCATCGTCACGCAGCTCGGCGAGCAGGGCGCGCGCGTGGTCATGGCCGACATCGACGCGGACGCGCTGGGGCGCGAGGGGGCTGCGCTGCGCGAGCGCGGCCTCGACGTGGTGGAGGCGGTGGTGGACGTCACCACGGCGGCTTCCGTGGATGCGCTCGCGGCGCGGGTGTTCGAGACGCACGGCAACGTGCACCTGCTCTTCAACAACGCCGGCGTGGGCGTGCGCGAGGCGGCACGGCCGCTGTGGACCATCCCCGAGGCCGACTGGCAGTGGGCCTACGCGGTGAACGTGATGGGCGTGGTGCACGGGCTGCGTGCCTTCGTGCCCACCATGCTGGAGAAGGGCGAGGCGGGTCACGTGATCAACACCTCGTCGGGCAACGGCGGCATCACCAGCCTGCCCACCACGCCGGTGTACGCGTCGTCCAAGGCCGCGCTCACCAGCCTCACCGAGGTGCTGCACCAACAGCTCATGAAGGCCGGCGGAAAGCTGCAGGCACACCTGCTGTTCCCGGGGCCGCACCTGGTGGACACCAACATCCTCAACTCGGACCGCGCCCGCACCGAGCGCTTCAAGGCCGAGGGTGAGGCGCCGCCGCCCTACACGGACATGCAGGAGCTGGCGCGCCGCGCGGGAGTGGGCTTCCAGCTGACCTCGCCGGAGGAGGTGGCCACCATGGCGCTCGAGGGCGTGCGGGCAGGGCGCTTCTGGATCCTGTCGGAGCTGGGCACCAGCAACGCGCGCCTCGAGCAGCGCACGGCCGACATCCTCGCGCGCCGCAACCCGGGGCCCACCTGA